In Risungbinella massiliensis, a single window of DNA contains:
- a CDS encoding thermonuclease family protein, which translates to MGKRHSKNKKKIRRTLMKENFKPLHTVVPQSITVVDGDTVKFRMGEHTFYVQLIGIDAPALNSGNIHKSPEPFSIEAKERLDQLLFHQAIDWKIGLHKKLTDSTKERLLGTIYVNLDGEYVNASHILLSEGLAVPYKGRPGLTKEERVEYDLLAFEAQRRQLGVYSIPGYVKENGKYNKNNRAV; encoded by the coding sequence ATGGGTAAAAGACATAGCAAAAACAAGAAAAAAATAAGAAGAACACTGATGAAGGAAAACTTCAAACCTTTACACACAGTTGTTCCGCAGAGTATTACAGTGGTAGACGGAGATACGGTGAAATTCCGGATGGGCGAGCATACTTTCTATGTTCAACTGATCGGGATCGACGCTCCTGCACTCAACTCGGGGAATATCCATAAGTCACCAGAACCTTTCTCTATCGAGGCAAAAGAGAGGTTAGATCAACTGTTGTTTCATCAAGCAATCGATTGGAAAATAGGTCTTCACAAAAAACTAACCGATAGTACAAAAGAAAGACTATTAGGTACTATATATGTGAACCTAGATGGAGAGTATGTAAATGCAAGTCATATTCTACTTTCGGAGGGCCTCGCTGTTCCTTACAAAGGAAGACCCGGGCTTACCAAAGAAGAAAGAGTAGAGTATGATCTCCTTGCTTTTGAAGCACAAAGGCGCCAACTCGGTGTCTACTCCATCCCAGGATATGTAAAAGAAAACGGAAAGTATAATAAAAACAACAGAGCAGTTTGA
- a CDS encoding ATP-dependent helicase, giving the protein MKLEDLFFLSKFHPNPSQSQAIQHLDNPLFLIAGPGSGKTRVLLWRVINLIVFKKVDPSKIFLSTFTEKAAKQLKDGLQNILGLVTNQTGQKFDLSQMYVGTVHSLCQRVLSDRRFVADRSRRKIPVLMDELDQYFFLRKSNFWEEFLARIEMDEETFRETAKSYFYNRSQSKHYTLQSMMSLFNRWSEDNLSISELREFTQQDDFLDKLVTIYEMYIEKLAKGQRKKVDFSLLQQEALHLLSESEHVEQEFEHIIIDEYQDTNSIQEQIFFKLAKGHKNICVVGDDDQALYRFRGATVENFVQFPERCEEYMGVTPTSIKLSINYRSQKQIVDFYTSFIDQEDWSRPDNKGFYRLADKGIQAHSQDTRVSVIASTNTDQETVAKEIAELVKQLLDEGRVSDPNQIAFLFPSLHTKPVQLMKQALEDLGIKVYVPRATKFLELEELMAMFGLFLKIFGKPEDLGYKGSYREYFNWMDQCLEIADQLMSADEKLHNYILQKQAEVQTAIRDYLLLMNKLIEQGWEPGAEYLPEVHKLVFKETLGLSQVAIKGLGSHILDRIAEKKKEEGTPFSLQYIINRATSVDWSVLDLFYRLCGFKHFKEMFDLAEQGIDEGPICNLSQITKYLARYMDQYQVVISGKLLAEQRLVQTLFSGYLYALFLLGETELENDEEQFPKGRVPFLTIHQSKGLEFPVVVLGSLHKQMKVQRTEEIVRPMIQRDAEPLDQVPTYDAMRLFYVALSRAENLLIIANPRGRGVSTYAPFQAMLGDGTVRIPQYNSENLAVDSHQDHSLPKVYSYTSDYLLYQKCARQYMIFRKYGFVPSRSQTMFFGTLVHKTIEDLHNRIIAEKGLRV; this is encoded by the coding sequence ATGAAACTAGAAGATCTATTCTTCCTTTCCAAATTCCACCCCAATCCCTCCCAATCACAAGCAATTCAACACTTAGATAACCCCCTTTTTCTCATCGCCGGACCAGGGTCTGGGAAAACCAGAGTTCTATTATGGCGTGTGATCAATCTAATCGTCTTCAAAAAAGTAGATCCAAGCAAGATCTTTCTCTCTACCTTTACCGAAAAGGCAGCCAAGCAATTGAAAGACGGTTTGCAGAATATTTTAGGCTTGGTAACCAATCAGACGGGACAGAAGTTTGATCTTTCCCAGATGTATGTGGGTACCGTACACTCGCTCTGTCAAAGAGTGTTGAGCGACCGGCGGTTTGTGGCGGATCGGTCTAGGCGGAAGATCCCTGTCTTGATGGACGAGCTGGATCAATATTTCTTCCTTCGCAAAAGTAATTTTTGGGAGGAGTTTTTGGCACGAATTGAGATGGACGAAGAGACATTCCGAGAAACCGCCAAAAGTTATTTCTATAACCGCTCTCAATCCAAACATTATACGTTACAATCGATGATGAGTCTCTTTAACCGCTGGTCGGAGGATAATCTGAGTATCAGCGAATTACGGGAGTTCACACAGCAAGACGACTTTTTAGATAAACTGGTCACCATTTATGAAATGTACATAGAGAAACTGGCAAAAGGTCAGCGGAAAAAAGTGGATTTTTCCTTACTGCAACAGGAGGCGCTTCACCTATTGTCGGAGAGCGAGCATGTGGAACAAGAATTCGAGCATATAATCATCGACGAATACCAAGATACCAACAGTATCCAAGAGCAGATCTTTTTCAAGCTAGCCAAAGGGCACAAAAATATCTGCGTTGTGGGAGACGATGATCAGGCGCTTTACCGTTTTCGAGGAGCGACCGTGGAGAACTTTGTCCAATTCCCGGAGCGTTGTGAGGAGTATATGGGAGTCACTCCTACCTCGATCAAACTGAGCATCAACTATCGGTCGCAAAAGCAGATTGTCGATTTCTATACTTCCTTTATTGACCAAGAAGATTGGTCTCGTCCAGACAATAAGGGATTCTATCGCTTGGCCGACAAAGGAATCCAAGCACATAGTCAAGATACGAGAGTTTCTGTTATCGCTTCAACCAATACTGATCAAGAAACAGTGGCAAAAGAGATCGCCGAGCTGGTGAAACAATTACTCGATGAAGGACGCGTTTCCGATCCCAATCAGATCGCCTTTCTATTCCCCTCTCTACATACCAAACCGGTCCAGCTGATGAAACAGGCATTGGAAGATTTGGGAATCAAGGTCTATGTACCACGTGCCACCAAATTTCTGGAACTAGAAGAACTGATGGCGATGTTTGGGTTATTTCTGAAGATCTTTGGCAAGCCAGAAGACCTGGGTTACAAAGGAAGTTATCGCGAGTATTTCAATTGGATGGATCAATGTCTGGAGATTGCAGATCAGCTCATGTCCGCAGATGAAAAACTACATAACTACATACTGCAAAAACAGGCGGAAGTACAGACTGCGATTCGGGATTACCTGCTATTGATGAACAAACTGATCGAGCAAGGCTGGGAGCCGGGAGCAGAATATCTCCCCGAAGTTCACAAGCTGGTATTCAAGGAGACGCTTGGTCTAAGCCAAGTGGCAATCAAAGGGCTGGGCAGTCATATATTGGATCGGATTGCAGAGAAGAAAAAAGAAGAAGGAACCCCGTTTTCCCTACAATATATCATTAACCGTGCCACCTCCGTCGACTGGAGTGTGTTGGATCTCTTTTATCGGCTGTGCGGATTTAAGCACTTCAAAGAGATGTTTGACCTAGCGGAGCAGGGGATCGATGAAGGTCCGATCTGTAACCTATCTCAGATCACCAAGTACTTGGCACGCTATATGGACCAATACCAAGTCGTGATCTCCGGGAAACTGCTGGCAGAACAGAGATTGGTGCAAACATTGTTTAGTGGCTATCTTTATGCCTTATTCTTGCTGGGGGAAACCGAACTGGAAAATGACGAGGAGCAATTCCCAAAAGGTCGTGTTCCCTTTCTCACCATCCATCAATCCAAAGGGCTGGAGTTTCCTGTGGTAGTTCTCGGTTCCCTCCACAAGCAAATGAAAGTGCAACGGACGGAAGAGATTGTCCGACCGATGATCCAGCGCGATGCGGAACCACTAGATCAAGTACCTACGTATGATGCCATGCGACTATTTTACGTGGCATTGTCCCGTGCTGAGAACCTCCTCATCATCGCCAATCCCAGAGGTCGAGGTGTCTCCACCTATGCTCCATTTCAAGCGATGTTGGGCGATGGGACAGTGCGCATCCCGCAATATAATTCGGAGAATCTGGCAGTAGATAGTCATCAGGATCATAGCCTTCCAAAAGTCTACTCCTACACTTCCGATTACTTGTTATATCAAAAATGCGCCCGTCAATACATGATCTTTCGCAAATATGGATTTGTTCCTTCCCGATCACAGACGATGTTTTTTGGCACCTTAGTCCATAAGACTATCGAAGATCTGCACAATCGGATCATCGCAGAGAAAGGGTTGAGAGTATGA
- a CDS encoding S1 family peptidase, translating into MKRFLFTMMVSIFGLTLTTVLPAYAITNGQLDGDQHPNVGALIVESETGVKEHICTGTLISPTVFLTASHCTDFLPPDEVVYVSFDTQVDPVTSSTTLHSGRAVTNPNYNQRQSDPGDIAVVQLDKPVKGIQPAKLPKAGLFDELASKGGLNSQKFTAVGYGVHEAEQQPGGPVHPYDGARWTSVSEFNALNKSWLRLSQNASTGDGGTCYGDSGGPNFLGTGSQETDIIAGITVTGDAQCRSTNVIYRLDTPQARDFLDEFVTLP; encoded by the coding sequence ATGAAGCGATTTTTATTCACCATGATGGTAAGTATTTTTGGTCTCACCTTAACGACAGTTCTTCCTGCTTATGCCATTACCAATGGGCAATTAGATGGGGATCAACACCCAAATGTAGGTGCCTTGATCGTGGAATCCGAAACAGGTGTCAAAGAACATATTTGTACCGGTACGCTCATCTCCCCAACTGTCTTTTTAACTGCTTCCCACTGTACAGACTTTTTACCTCCAGATGAGGTAGTATACGTCAGCTTTGATACCCAAGTAGATCCCGTTACTTCTTCCACTACCCTCCATTCAGGTCGTGCTGTCACCAATCCAAACTATAATCAAAGACAATCTGATCCAGGAGATATTGCCGTGGTTCAGTTGGACAAGCCAGTCAAAGGCATCCAACCAGCCAAACTACCAAAAGCAGGTCTATTTGATGAGTTGGCAAGTAAAGGTGGATTAAACAGTCAAAAATTCACAGCTGTTGGCTATGGAGTTCACGAAGCTGAGCAGCAGCCGGGTGGTCCAGTTCATCCATATGATGGAGCACGCTGGACATCTGTCTCCGAATTCAACGCTCTAAATAAAAGTTGGCTGCGCCTCTCCCAAAATGCTTCAACAGGTGATGGCGGAACTTGTTATGGAGACTCAGGTGGACCGAACTTCTTAGGAACAGGATCACAAGAAACAGATATCATCGCTGGGATCACGGTAACTGGTGATGCCCAATGCCGCTCGACTAATGTGATTTATCGCTTGGATACTCCGCAAGCACGTGATTTTCTGGATGAGTTTGTGACATTGCCATAA
- a CDS encoding RecQ family ATP-dependent DNA helicase: MFYYNSGYAKVNNHFVIKNLSNDASRTVDNPILSIIQNLIVRGNPTIATPFLREKLQLKRSYLHEMDNIRIIQSISSDWGRSIRGDDVNQSYPALTFYEDLHQIFKQNSFLADLFIAECPITKIIPNRKFEKQQVDFYSPLLKLVIEVDGSSHKDREQKKLDQSRDRFFKKNGIDVIRISTVQIKNKDYSDLTSKLREVYKKHRLKIKLFEKYLINPSSYQLHYKLTEIYRFQVLIIELIKGERLRFSDKQWDFAVNTQQQAQSLQLALEDLNKWLEVVGALFNDSISLPNIIVHSSMKKEYICIDNLVGKYWDDSLNDPSIIYIRDEYFEEKNHRVMNSSYIVNYAIKEERHLPSLQYILNVLFGFSSFNAGQIDIIINTLNRNDTVGLLPTGSGKSLTYQMCTFLQSAISFVVAPIKSLMIDQVQNLKKKHFIDCIDYINGDLPSQTASDILNGFTEGKFLFLVISPERFQQEEFRNRIQMIQAKKQFAYAVIDEAHCLSEWGHDFRTSYLTLARTIRRYVPTAIFLALTATASSKVLQDIRNELGISSQNVKTISDFTRKELHFHVVEATKFDKQDKLALLVQEKKNPQHLAPMIVFTQTAGGRNGCFKLSNQLRNQLGLKTDFYSGSKPKDFETQDFAKYKESVQSAFMNNEIDVLVATKAFGMGIDKPDVRTIIHYGIPSSLESYYQEAGRAGRDRSDSDCYILFTKDRLSDNQNDILFGLNTKLAEIEKTTRVLQGDLNSIMYLMKQGLKDVEEETSIICDFYLNYLKGHQRTQISKQDDTEKIIYRLGLLGIVDDWVIDWKTNTIIVDVNDYDESKMKESVFKHIQKYDSTFTEEEKYNNLEFADYLRVYESDTYSTLYKYAYILLKWYNDNVVYSRKQSLKNMYNYVLEFKDSDDFQHKLETYFKRNDDVYLLESTVANPHALNNWWKIYYVETDLKTVPKNETEMKDVSITLSRFLESYKNDPALNLMEGFTSLINKGSLDHESKQRLIQSIKHIATLQDELRKEMLLSIVDVASEFLKQEEKIILSEILITNGFNTVEDQKIVYQSLEDDYSYRQLVKHISSRIKEVRIGGEYPWDN; the protein is encoded by the coding sequence GTGTTTTATTATAATTCTGGTTATGCCAAAGTGAATAACCATTTTGTGATTAAAAATTTATCTAATGACGCTTCTCGGACTGTTGATAATCCTATTCTCTCAATCATTCAAAATTTGATTGTGCGTGGAAATCCAACGATTGCGACACCATTTTTACGTGAAAAACTTCAATTGAAGCGATCCTATTTACATGAGATGGATAATATTCGTATTATTCAGTCTATTTCTTCGGATTGGGGTCGTTCGATCCGAGGAGATGATGTGAATCAGTCGTATCCTGCTTTAACGTTTTATGAGGATTTGCATCAAATTTTTAAACAAAATAGTTTTTTAGCAGATTTATTTATTGCAGAATGTCCAATTACAAAAATTATTCCTAATAGAAAATTTGAAAAGCAGCAGGTAGATTTCTATAGTCCTCTGCTAAAGCTGGTTATAGAAGTGGATGGTAGTAGTCACAAAGATAGAGAACAAAAAAAGTTGGATCAATCACGGGATAGATTTTTTAAGAAAAATGGTATCGATGTGATTCGAATTTCAACTGTGCAAATTAAGAATAAAGATTATAGTGATCTTACCTCGAAACTACGAGAAGTCTATAAAAAACACAGACTGAAAATTAAATTGTTCGAAAAATATTTAATAAACCCATCTTCATATCAATTGCACTATAAATTAACTGAAATTTACCGCTTCCAAGTGTTGATTATAGAATTAATAAAAGGTGAGCGTCTTCGATTTAGCGACAAACAGTGGGATTTTGCAGTAAATACTCAGCAACAGGCTCAATCACTTCAACTTGCTTTGGAGGATTTAAATAAATGGTTAGAAGTTGTTGGAGCATTGTTTAATGATTCCATTTCACTACCTAACATAATTGTACATTCTTCCATGAAAAAAGAGTATATTTGTATTGATAATTTAGTTGGGAAGTATTGGGATGATTCGTTAAATGATCCATCTATCATTTATATCAGGGATGAATATTTTGAAGAAAAGAACCATCGGGTAATGAACTCTAGTTATATAGTAAATTATGCAATAAAAGAGGAAAGACACTTGCCATCGCTTCAATATATATTAAATGTGCTTTTTGGATTTAGCTCGTTTAATGCAGGACAAATAGATATTATTATCAACACCTTAAATCGTAATGACACGGTAGGGCTTTTGCCAACAGGCAGTGGGAAGTCTCTAACATATCAAATGTGCACTTTTTTACAGTCGGCGATTAGCTTCGTCGTCGCACCGATCAAATCGTTAATGATCGATCAAGTTCAAAATTTAAAGAAGAAACACTTTATCGATTGTATAGATTATATTAATGGAGATTTGCCATCCCAAACTGCATCAGATATTTTAAACGGTTTTACAGAGGGAAAGTTTTTGTTTTTAGTCATTTCTCCTGAAAGGTTTCAACAAGAGGAATTTCGCAATCGAATCCAGATGATTCAAGCAAAAAAGCAATTTGCATATGCGGTGATTGATGAAGCCCATTGTTTATCTGAGTGGGGACATGATTTTCGTACATCTTATTTAACGTTAGCTCGAACAATACGCAGATATGTGCCTACAGCGATTTTTTTAGCATTAACGGCAACAGCTTCATCAAAAGTACTACAAGATATTCGTAACGAACTAGGTATATCTAGTCAAAACGTGAAAACAATATCGGACTTTACACGAAAAGAATTACATTTTCATGTTGTTGAGGCAACTAAATTTGATAAACAAGATAAGTTAGCTTTGTTAGTTCAAGAAAAGAAAAATCCTCAACATCTAGCACCAATGATTGTTTTTACACAAACAGCTGGTGGACGAAACGGATGTTTTAAGCTAAGTAATCAGTTGAGGAATCAATTAGGCCTAAAAACAGATTTTTATAGTGGGAGTAAACCAAAAGATTTTGAGACACAGGACTTTGCAAAATATAAAGAGAGTGTGCAAAGTGCTTTTATGAATAATGAAATAGATGTGTTAGTTGCTACAAAGGCATTTGGTATGGGGATCGATAAGCCAGATGTACGCACAATAATTCATTATGGTATTCCTTCCTCGCTTGAATCATATTATCAAGAGGCAGGTCGTGCAGGAAGGGATCGTTCGGATTCTGACTGTTATATATTATTCACAAAGGATCGTTTATCTGATAATCAAAATGATATTCTATTTGGTTTAAATACGAAATTGGCTGAAATAGAAAAAACTACAAGAGTTTTACAAGGCGATTTAAATAGTATTATGTATTTAATGAAACAAGGATTGAAGGATGTTGAGGAAGAGACTTCTATAATATGTGACTTTTATCTCAATTATTTGAAAGGGCATCAAAGAACGCAGATTTCAAAACAAGATGATACTGAAAAAATAATATACAGATTAGGATTACTTGGAATTGTTGATGACTGGGTAATTGATTGGAAGACGAATACGATTATTGTGGACGTAAATGATTATGATGAATCCAAAATGAAGGAAAGTGTTTTTAAACATATTCAAAAATATGATTCTACATTTACTGAGGAAGAAAAATACAACAATCTGGAGTTCGCGGATTATTTAAGAGTTTACGAGAGCGATACTTACTCGACTTTATATAAGTATGCTTATATATTGCTAAAATGGTATAACGATAATGTAGTATATTCCCGTAAGCAATCGCTAAAGAATATGTATAATTATGTATTGGAATTTAAGGATTCAGATGATTTTCAGCATAAATTAGAAACTTATTTTAAACGCAATGACGATGTGTACTTATTAGAAAGTACAGTTGCCAATCCTCATGCTTTAAACAATTGGTGGAAAATTTATTATGTCGAAACAGACCTGAAAACGGTTCCTAAAAATGAGACCGAGATGAAAGATGTATCGATTACATTAAGTCGGTTTTTAGAAAGTTATAAAAATGATCCTGCGTTAAACTTAATGGAAGGCTTTACATCATTAATTAATAAGGGTTCCTTAGATCATGAATCCAAACAGCGTTTAATTCAGTCTATAAAGCATATTGCAACCTTACAAGATGAATTGCGGAAAGAAATGTTGTTATCTATTGTTGATGTAGCAAGTGAATTTTTGAAACAGGAAGAAAAAATTATTTTGAGTGAAATTTTAATAACCAATGGTTTCAATACCGTGGAAGATCAAAAGATTGTATATCAATCGTTAGAAGATGATTATTCGTATAGACAACTTGTCAAACATATAAGTTCAAGGATTAAAGAAGTAAGAATTGGTGGTGAATATCCGTGGGACAATTAG
- a CDS encoding thermonuclease family protein yields the protein MGKRSNKPHSKYRKPLKKSKKHKKERRKKLAIYFKPLQTISPSSLRAVDGDTIKFTMHNFTFPVRLLGINAPELNGNQKKPAQPFSLEAKERLDQLLRKATDYQITLHRDHIDATENRLLGHLHIELDGKYENVCHILLSEGLAVPYLVDRGLTDEERDDYLDLADQARRRHIGVYSLPYYVTEEGRFNENRITG from the coding sequence ATGGGTAAAAGATCGAATAAACCACACAGCAAGTATCGGAAACCGCTCAAAAAAAGCAAAAAACATAAAAAAGAACGACGCAAAAAACTAGCAATTTATTTCAAACCACTACAAACCATTTCTCCTTCTAGTTTAAGAGCAGTAGATGGTGATACGATCAAATTTACGATGCATAACTTTACCTTCCCTGTTCGACTACTCGGGATTAATGCTCCTGAGCTGAACGGGAATCAAAAAAAACCAGCTCAACCCTTCTCTTTGGAAGCAAAAGAAAGATTGGATCAACTGTTACGCAAAGCTACCGATTACCAAATAACGCTTCATCGAGATCACATCGACGCCACAGAAAACAGACTATTAGGCCACTTGCATATCGAACTGGATGGAAAGTATGAGAATGTATGTCATATACTACTTTCCGAGGGACTTGCCGTTCCTTATCTAGTAGATCGTGGACTTACCGACGAAGAAAGAGATGATTATTTAGATCTAGCTGATCAAGCACGAAGACGCCATATCGGGGTTTACTCTCTTCCATACTACGTTACGGAAGAGGGCAGATTTAATGAAAATAGAATAACAGGTTGA
- a CDS encoding thermonuclease family protein has protein sequence MGKRQNKTEKRNRRAKMKQYFKPLHTVAPQNVTVVDGDTVKFSKDGHTFYVRLIGINAPELNLDNSQSPQPFSIEAKERLGQLLLDAKDVKISLHPNLTDDTQNRLLGHLHVNLKGQYMNVSHVLLSEGLAVPYKIRRGLTKVERMNYDLLAYEAQRHRIGVHSIPGYVTEDGKFDENKRAV, from the coding sequence ATGGGAAAAAGACAAAACAAAACAGAGAAAAGAAACAGAAGAGCAAAGATGAAACAGTACTTCAAACCTTTACACACTGTTGCTCCGCAGAATGTTACAGTGGTGGATGGTGATACAGTAAAATTCTCGAAGGATGGGCATACCTTTTATGTTCGACTAATCGGGATTAATGCTCCAGAGTTGAACTTGGATAATAGCCAGTCACCGCAACCTTTCTCTATCGAAGCAAAAGAGAGGTTAGGTCAACTGTTGTTGGACGCTAAGGATGTGAAAATAAGTCTTCATCCGAATCTCACCGATGATACGCAAAACCGTTTATTAGGTCACCTTCATGTGAACCTAAAAGGACAGTACATGAACGTAAGTCATGTTCTGCTTTCGGAAGGGCTTGCGGTACCTTACAAAATAAGACGTGGTCTTACCAAGGTAGAACGGATGAACTATGATCTTCTCGCTTATGAAGCACAAAGGCATCGAATCGGTGTCCACTCGATACCAGGATACGTCACAGAGGACGGAAAATTTGACGAAAACAAAAGAGCAGTTTGA
- a CDS encoding lipocalin-like domain-containing protein, translating into MTTKVIPTTLGSQAEHYEKLGLIKGQIAPWEDGMRTDGSAGTYEWWYFDSHLNDGSKLVIVFYTKPMMEIDSPLTPYVSFTWDLPDGRTIQRTYAATSEKNFFASTEQCEVRIGANVFKGNLHDYQIHIEMDELVADISLSGKVPPWRPETGYWLYGEQDEHYFAWLPSVPQGKVEAMIQMGEDYRQYTGMGYHDHNWGNIAMPALMNNWYWGRAQVGDYTVIVCNITAEEQYGYKAHPVFMLAKGNKILADDGNLIRLTKRDEYLDDLTGKPVANTLVYEYEEEDKHYTVTFQREKDISKYRFIDTFRGAKKEAAIAAGFDGAYLRFTGEVRLEVLEGKEIVESLQNEAIWDLMHLGKARQKQSTK; encoded by the coding sequence GTGACCACAAAAGTAATCCCAACAACATTAGGATCACAAGCTGAACATTACGAAAAACTAGGTCTCATAAAGGGGCAGATCGCACCGTGGGAAGATGGTATGCGTACGGATGGAAGCGCTGGAACATATGAATGGTGGTATTTTGATTCTCATCTGAACGATGGTTCCAAGCTAGTGATTGTGTTTTATACCAAACCGATGATGGAAATCGACAGTCCTCTAACTCCCTATGTTTCTTTTACATGGGATCTACCTGATGGGCGAACTATTCAAAGAACCTATGCTGCCACTTCGGAGAAAAACTTTTTCGCCTCTACAGAACAATGCGAAGTACGGATCGGTGCCAACGTCTTCAAGGGAAATTTACATGATTACCAGATTCATATCGAGATGGACGAGCTCGTCGCAGATATCTCGCTTTCAGGGAAAGTTCCTCCTTGGCGACCGGAAACGGGGTATTGGTTGTATGGTGAACAAGATGAGCACTATTTTGCTTGGTTACCTTCCGTTCCTCAAGGAAAAGTGGAAGCAATGATCCAAATGGGAGAAGATTATCGGCAATACACTGGTATGGGCTATCACGACCACAATTGGGGAAATATCGCCATGCCAGCCTTGATGAATAACTGGTACTGGGGACGGGCACAGGTTGGTGACTATACAGTGATCGTTTGTAACATAACTGCCGAAGAGCAATACGGATATAAAGCTCACCCTGTCTTTATGTTAGCAAAAGGAAATAAAATCCTTGCGGATGATGGAAACCTGATCCGTCTTACAAAAAGAGATGAGTACCTTGATGATCTTACTGGAAAGCCTGTTGCCAATACGTTGGTATACGAATATGAAGAGGAAGATAAGCATTACACCGTTACATTCCAACGGGAGAAAGATATTTCGAAGTACCGATTTATTGATACATTTAGAGGAGCCAAAAAAGAAGCAGCAATCGCAGCAGGATTTGATGGAGCTTATTTGCGATTCACCGGGGAGGTTCGTCTAGAGGTATTGGAAGGCAAAGAGATAGTGGAATCCCTACAAAATGAGGCGATATGGGACTTAATGCATTTGGGAAAAGCTCGACAGAAGCAATCTACAAAGTAA
- the queF gene encoding preQ(1) synthase, giving the protein MNHIQPEQELSHLGEKTNYEYQYNPNLLETFTNRHLDVDYFVKFNCPEFTSLCPITGQPDFATIYISYIPDQKLVESKSLKLYLFSYRNHGDFHENCIVTIMKDLIKEMDPKYIEVWGKFLPRGGISIDPYVNYGKPNTKWETFANKRLEQHDITLEKVDNR; this is encoded by the coding sequence ATGAATCACATTCAACCAGAACAAGAATTAAGTCATTTAGGTGAGAAAACGAACTATGAATATCAATATAATCCCAACCTTCTTGAGACGTTTACCAATAGACATTTGGATGTAGATTACTTTGTAAAGTTTAACTGTCCAGAGTTTACTAGTTTATGCCCCATTACGGGACAGCCAGATTTTGCCACGATCTATATTAGCTATATACCAGATCAAAAATTAGTAGAAAGCAAATCTCTGAAACTTTATCTATTTAGCTACCGAAATCATGGGGACTTCCATGAAAATTGCATTGTCACCATTATGAAAGATCTCATCAAGGAGATGGACCCAAAATATATTGAAGTCTGGGGGAAATTCTTGCCTCGGGGCGGAATTAGCATTGATCCATATGTGAACTATGGCAAGCCTAATACCAAATGGGAAACTTTTGCTAATAAGAGATTAGAACAACACGATATTACCCTCGAAAAAGTAGATAATCGTTAG
- a CDS encoding VUT family protein, with protein sequence MRILFYILAILIANVVTAAMKPLEMGIFLIPAGTFFIGFTFILRDFVQNQIGRQKTYVVILSALILSAITSYLLGDTIWVVFASALSFALSETADTEIYSRLRLPLSYRVLYSGLVGGILDSVIFVIIGISPLGAGFIPWEAVPAAISGQILVKCIMQLLGAFAVHRIVASKI encoded by the coding sequence TTGAGGATCTTGTTTTACATTTTGGCGATCTTGATCGCAAATGTTGTGACTGCAGCCATGAAACCATTGGAAATGGGGATTTTCTTAATACCTGCAGGGACTTTTTTCATCGGTTTCACTTTTATTTTACGTGATTTTGTTCAAAACCAAATTGGAAGACAAAAAACATATGTTGTGATTCTGAGTGCCCTTATCCTAAGTGCTATTACTTCCTATTTACTTGGTGACACCATTTGGGTGGTCTTTGCCTCTGCCCTTTCTTTTGCGCTTTCGGAAACGGCAGATACGGAAATTTACAGTCGCTTACGCCTCCCTCTAAGCTACAGAGTGCTTTACAGTGGGCTAGTTGGAGGAATTTTGGACAGTGTGATCTTCGTTATTATAGGGATTAGTCCTCTTGGCGCTGGGTTTATACCATGGGAAGCAGTGCCTGCTGCGATCAGTGGACAAATATTAGTAAAATGTATTATGCAGTTACTAGGAGCATTTGCGGTTCATCGGATTGTTGCTAGTAAAATCTAA